A single window of Micrococcaceae bacterium Sec5.1 DNA harbors:
- the treZ gene encoding malto-oligosyltrehalose trehalohydrolase, translating to MLEHAAGKNRYDVWAPNAGSVKMLAGGSEHVMEQIHDGGATGWWRASADVAGQEGNAVAYGYVVDGEGPFPDPRSRRQPEGVHGLSATFDPAAYQWADGEWKGRSLKGSVIYELHLGTFTPEGTLDAAARKLDYLVNLGVDFIELLPVNAFNGVHNWGYDGVLWYAIHEPYGGPEAYQRFVDAAHAAGLGVIQDVVYNHLGPSGNYLPKFGPYLKSGEGNTWGDSVNLDGPGSDEVRRYILENAAMWLRDYHVDGLRLDAVHALRDERAVHILEDFGALGDQIEAETGVTKTLIAESDLNNPRLIYPRKDNGYGLEGQWSDDFHHALHVNLSGETTGYYADFESLAVLAKVLEHGFLHDGSYSSFRGRHHGRPIRHELAHPSALVVCLQNHDQIGNRATGDRLTASLSYGRLAIGAVLTMTSPFTPMLFMGEEFGASTPWQFFTSHPEPELGEATAKGRIKEFERMGWDPAVVPDPQDPETFKRSKLDWNEPTSGDHARLLQLYRDLAQLRRNTPELVNGGFGETTVEFDDDEHWLELTRGPIRVVCNFGDEPLDSPMSGSLLLATDTEVVLDDGSLTLPGGSAAVVRVQQGEQ from the coding sequence ATGCTGGAGCATGCTGCCGGAAAAAACCGCTACGACGTCTGGGCGCCCAACGCAGGATCAGTGAAGATGCTCGCGGGAGGCAGCGAGCACGTCATGGAGCAAATTCACGACGGCGGCGCGACAGGTTGGTGGCGCGCGTCCGCCGACGTCGCGGGTCAGGAAGGCAACGCGGTTGCTTACGGTTACGTCGTGGACGGGGAAGGGCCGTTTCCCGATCCACGCTCGAGGCGGCAGCCTGAGGGAGTGCATGGATTGTCTGCGACCTTCGATCCTGCCGCCTACCAATGGGCGGATGGTGAGTGGAAGGGGCGCAGCCTCAAAGGATCCGTCATTTATGAGCTCCACCTGGGCACGTTCACTCCCGAAGGCACACTTGACGCTGCCGCCCGGAAACTGGACTACTTGGTTAACCTGGGCGTCGACTTCATCGAACTGCTGCCAGTCAATGCTTTCAACGGAGTTCACAACTGGGGCTACGACGGCGTGCTGTGGTACGCCATCCACGAGCCCTACGGTGGCCCGGAGGCCTACCAGCGATTCGTCGATGCCGCCCACGCCGCGGGCTTGGGCGTTATCCAGGATGTGGTCTACAACCATCTTGGCCCCAGCGGCAATTACCTGCCCAAATTTGGCCCCTACCTGAAATCCGGGGAGGGGAACACGTGGGGCGACTCGGTAAACCTCGATGGCCCGGGCTCCGACGAGGTACGCCGTTACATCCTGGAGAACGCGGCGATGTGGCTCCGCGACTATCACGTGGATGGGCTCAGGCTCGACGCCGTGCACGCCCTGCGCGATGAACGGGCCGTGCACATCCTTGAGGACTTTGGTGCGCTGGGAGACCAGATCGAAGCGGAAACCGGGGTGACAAAAACCCTGATCGCAGAATCGGATCTGAACAATCCGCGGCTCATCTATCCCCGTAAGGACAACGGTTATGGCCTGGAAGGCCAATGGAGCGACGACTTTCACCACGCGCTGCACGTAAACCTCAGCGGTGAAACCACCGGGTACTACGCGGACTTCGAGTCCCTCGCTGTCCTCGCCAAGGTCCTTGAGCACGGCTTCCTCCACGATGGCAGCTACTCAAGTTTCCGGGGACGCCACCACGGCCGGCCGATCCGGCACGAGCTCGCACATCCTTCCGCATTGGTCGTTTGCCTGCAAAACCACGATCAGATAGGCAACCGTGCCACCGGTGACCGGCTTACTGCATCACTGTCATATGGTCGGTTGGCGATCGGCGCAGTGCTGACCATGACATCACCCTTCACACCCATGCTTTTCATGGGCGAGGAATTTGGGGCTTCCACGCCGTGGCAGTTCTTCACCTCCCACCCCGAGCCGGAATTAGGGGAGGCCACAGCGAAGGGCCGGATCAAGGAATTTGAACGGATGGGCTGGGACCCTGCCGTTGTGCCGGACCCCCAGGACCCCGAAACTTTCAAGCGCTCGAAGCTGGACTGGAACGAGCCCACCAGCGGAGACCACGCCCGCCTGCTGCAGCTGTATCGGGATTTAGCACAGCTGCGCCGGAACACGCCGGAGCTGGTGAACGGAGGTTTTGGCGAGACCACGGTGGAGTTCGACGACGACGAGCATTGGTTGGAGTTGACCCGTGGCCCCATCCGCGTAGTGTGCAACTTTGGGGACGAGCCGCTGGATTCGCCCATGAGCGGGTCCCTGCTGCTGGCCACCGACACGGAAGTAGTCCTCGACGACGGTTCGCTGACCCTGCCCGGTGGGAGCGCCGCCGTGGTGCGTGTCCAGCAAGGCGAGCAGTAA
- the treY gene encoding malto-oligosyltrehalose synthase, giving the protein MRTPVSTYRLQIRQSFTLQDAAELTGYLHNLGVDWVYVSPILTAEEGSDHGYDVTDPSSVDPARGGAEGLAALSKAARSKGLGILADIVPNHMGVASPGQNAWWWQLLKEGRSSKYAEAFDVDWDFGGGKIRIPVLGSDDDLGQLTVVDGELHYYDHRFPLAEGSFSAGDSPQEVHSRQHYELVGWRRADAELNYRRFFAVNTLAGVRVEVPWVFDEAHEEIVRWFREELVDGLRIDHPDGLADPEGYLARLRKETGGAYLLVEKILEPGEKLPETFDCEGTTGYDALADVDRLFVDPAAEEYLDSLDARLRDAAQPTDYADMIHGTKRRIADGILRSEILRLSRLVPESSALPRAEVADALAEIICCFPVYRTYLPHGQEILEEAMERAGQHRPELRSVLNGLSPLLTDTTGELARRFQQTSGMVMAKGVEDTAFFRYTRLGTLTEVGADPTEFALSSDEFHERMARRQAEIPLSMTTLSTHDTKRSEDARARISVISESVPEWELFLGTVQELAPIPDGPLAALVWQSIAGAWPADRGRLQSYALKAAREAGNSTNWTDPNLDFERHLAAAVDAVFDVPEVAAALENFVEELEPYGTSNSLSAKLIQLTMPGVPDVYQGTEFRDGSLTDPDNRRPVDFQARIAALTELDTGARPEFTEEAAKLLVVSRALRLRRDRPELFGGYGPLRANGAAAEHVVAFSRGADTPGAVTVGTRLPKRLAREGGWRDTAIDLPVNCHDELTGTTYDAGSVAVARLLEHYPVALLVPAD; this is encoded by the coding sequence ATGAGGACCCCAGTGTCAACGTACAGGCTGCAAATCCGCCAAAGCTTTACGCTTCAGGACGCCGCGGAACTCACCGGGTACCTGCACAACCTTGGGGTCGATTGGGTCTACGTATCGCCGATCCTCACCGCGGAAGAAGGCTCAGACCACGGTTATGACGTCACGGATCCTTCGTCCGTGGATCCTGCCCGTGGCGGAGCCGAGGGTCTGGCTGCGTTGTCCAAGGCCGCGCGCTCGAAAGGACTTGGCATCCTGGCGGACATCGTTCCCAACCACATGGGTGTCGCCTCGCCAGGACAGAATGCCTGGTGGTGGCAGCTCCTGAAGGAGGGTCGCTCGTCCAAGTACGCGGAAGCGTTCGACGTCGACTGGGACTTCGGCGGCGGAAAGATCCGTATCCCCGTGCTCGGCAGCGATGACGACCTTGGGCAACTCACTGTGGTGGACGGCGAACTGCACTACTACGATCACCGTTTCCCGTTGGCCGAGGGCAGCTTCAGCGCTGGAGACAGCCCGCAGGAGGTTCATTCGCGACAGCACTATGAACTGGTGGGCTGGCGCCGGGCGGACGCTGAACTGAACTATCGCCGCTTCTTCGCGGTGAACACGCTGGCAGGCGTCCGCGTCGAGGTTCCGTGGGTCTTTGACGAGGCGCATGAGGAAATCGTGCGATGGTTCCGCGAAGAGCTGGTGGATGGTCTCAGGATCGATCACCCCGATGGGCTGGCGGATCCTGAAGGGTACCTGGCAAGGCTTCGCAAGGAGACTGGCGGGGCGTACCTCCTGGTGGAGAAGATCCTTGAGCCCGGAGAGAAACTGCCGGAAACCTTTGATTGCGAAGGCACCACAGGGTATGACGCGCTGGCAGACGTTGACCGTCTGTTCGTCGACCCCGCAGCCGAGGAATATCTGGACTCCCTCGATGCCCGTCTGCGGGATGCGGCCCAGCCAACTGACTATGCGGACATGATCCACGGGACCAAACGGCGCATCGCCGATGGCATCCTGAGGTCTGAAATCCTGCGGTTGTCCCGGCTTGTTCCCGAGTCATCCGCATTGCCGCGCGCTGAGGTAGCCGATGCCCTGGCCGAGATTATTTGCTGCTTCCCCGTCTACAGGACCTACCTTCCGCACGGCCAGGAGATCCTGGAAGAAGCCATGGAACGGGCAGGACAACATCGGCCGGAGCTCCGGTCTGTGCTGAACGGGCTAAGTCCACTCCTGACTGATACCACTGGGGAACTCGCCCGCCGCTTCCAACAGACCTCCGGCATGGTTATGGCCAAGGGTGTGGAGGACACCGCATTCTTCCGCTACACACGGTTGGGGACGCTCACCGAAGTGGGCGCCGATCCCACTGAGTTTGCGCTTTCCTCTGATGAGTTCCACGAGCGCATGGCACGTCGTCAGGCAGAGATCCCCCTCTCCATGACCACGCTGAGCACCCACGACACCAAGCGCAGCGAGGACGCCCGGGCCAGGATTTCGGTCATTTCCGAATCTGTCCCCGAATGGGAACTCTTCCTTGGCACTGTCCAGGAGCTGGCGCCCATCCCGGACGGTCCGCTGGCCGCCCTTGTTTGGCAGTCCATTGCAGGCGCTTGGCCCGCCGATCGTGGGCGCCTCCAATCGTATGCGCTCAAGGCCGCCCGCGAAGCCGGAAATTCGACCAACTGGACCGACCCCAACCTGGACTTCGAGCGTCACTTGGCTGCCGCCGTCGACGCCGTTTTTGACGTCCCCGAGGTTGCTGCCGCGCTGGAGAATTTCGTCGAGGAACTGGAACCTTATGGAACCTCGAACTCGCTCTCAGCCAAGCTCATTCAATTGACCATGCCTGGCGTTCCGGATGTCTACCAGGGCACCGAGTTCCGGGACGGTTCATTGACCGACCCCGACAATCGGCGGCCAGTGGACTTCCAAGCGCGGATCGCGGCGCTGACGGAACTCGATACTGGTGCGCGGCCTGAGTTCACGGAGGAAGCTGCCAAACTGTTGGTGGTGTCCAGGGCGCTCAGGTTGCGTCGAGACCGGCCGGAACTGTTCGGCGGCTACGGGCCTTTGCGCGCGAACGGCGCGGCAGCTGAGCATGTGGTTGCATTCAGCCGTGGTGCGGACACGCCCGGTGCCGTTACCGTTGGCACGCGCCTGCCCAAGCGCCTGGCCCGGGAAGGCGGTTGGCGGGACACGGCCATCGACTTGCCGGTGAACTGCCACGATGAACTGACCGGAACCACCTACGACGCCGGTTCGGTCGCGGTCGCCAGGCTGCTGGAGCACTACCCGGTGGCACTGCTGGTGCCCGCTGACTGA